TGACATGCACCTTGTAATTGTACAAAGACTTTTCCATCTTTAATACCAAGCAGTGTCAATCCACCACCATCAAGGGCTAGCATTGGTTTTACCTTGTCCAAAGATTTTTCTACGGCTGGTAACAATTCGTCATCTGTAAATGGAATCATTGTGTCTCCTAAATAGTCATAAAATTATTGTAAAACTATTGGTCTATTTTTACAATATATTTGGTTAAAAACGACTGAAGTTCTAATGCTAAACAGGGAGTTGGGGATTGTATTTGAAAAGGAGGAGACCCAAAAGGGTCCCCAAAGATAGATTATACGAGTTCTAAAAATGCCATAGGGGCTGCATCGCCTCTTCTGGTTCTTGTTTTAATAATACGGGTATAACCACCGTTTCTTTGTTCATATTTTGGAGCAATTTCTTCTACAAGTTTTTTAGTACATTCTTTATCTTGTAGCAATGCAAATACTGCTCTATGTGCATTAAAGTCACCTTTTCTAGCTCTTGTAATCAATTTTTCTATATGTCCTCTTAGCTCTTTAGCTTTTGGAAGTGTCGTTTCGATTTTTTCATATTTGATGATAGCAATAGCTAGGTTCTTCAAAAGTGCGCCTCTATGAGTAGAAGTGCGACCTAATTTTCTATATCCATGCTTATGTCTCATTGTTAACCCTCATTATTTTCAGATTTTAAATCTTCGATTTTTTTTCTAAGCTTCTCAGATGTTTCATCTAAAAATTCATAACCAACTGGAAATTCAATGTCTTCCATCACTTGTTTGATCTCTTCAAGAGATTTTTTTCCAAGATTTTTTAGATTTTTTAACTCTGCTTCAGTCATCAAGGCTAATTCGCCGATGTATTTCACAGAAGCTCTCTCTAGACAATTAAAACTTCTAGCGCTTAGGTTTAAATCTTCGATACTTTGTAAAAGCTTTCCTAGCTCAACTCCAGCACTTGTATCTTCATCATTTGTCGTCACTTCAATATCAAGGATACCTTTGAATACTGACATTTGTGCATACATGGCTTCCATAGAGTTTTTAAAAGCTTCTATAGGCGAA
This genomic window from Sulfurospirillum sp. 1612 contains:
- a CDS encoding NifU family protein — translated: MIPFTDDELLPAVEKSLDKVKPMLALDGGGLTLLGIKDGKVFVQLQGACHGCSSASQTLKYGVERQLRIDIHPELEVISIPIGTDFDMDKLV
- the rplQ gene encoding 50S ribosomal protein L17 produces the protein MRHKHGYRKLGRTSTHRGALLKNLAIAIIKYEKIETTLPKAKELRGHIEKLITRARKGDFNAHRAVFALLQDKECTKKLVEEIAPKYEQRNGGYTRIIKTRTRRGDAAPMAFLELV